From one Rosa rugosa chromosome 4, drRosRugo1.1, whole genome shotgun sequence genomic stretch:
- the LOC133742819 gene encoding uncharacterized protein LOC133742819 codes for MSNSQISSSSLSSNGTDDYYYRVMASFDEEQDLLLRMYANNNHLLTDLDDNEDDEAESRRRGAVPGHIVINRPRQEAGYNLYMDYFVEVPRFGEAKFRRRFRMSNNLFHQIAEAVKDHDNFFVQQCDGIGKLGLSSLQKFTAVFRMLAYGVPADALDEYLKIGESTAIRCMKRFCRAVIEVFGNRYLRTPNAENVARLFYICEERGFPGMLGGLDCMHWRWKNCPTAWAGMYAGRSRSPTIILEAVADYDLWIWHAHFGLPGSNNDINVLEASHLFANLAEGKSPPVNYKILEKDYDTGYYLADGIYPKWSTLVQTIHDPQGPKKVLFAKKQESCRKDVE; via the coding sequence ATGAGTAATTCTCAAATATCATCATCCTCTTTGTCTTCAAATGGAACCGATGATTATTATTATCGGGTCATGGCTTCATTTGATGAGGAGCAAGATTTATTGCTTCGCATGTATGCGAATAATAATCACCTCTTGACGGATTTGGATGACAATGAGGACGACGAGGCTGAATCGAGGCGTAGAGGAGCAGTTCCTGGCCATATAGTTATTAATCGTCCTCGACAAGAAGCTGGATATAATCTATACATGGATTACTTTGTTGAGGTTCCGCGATTCGGAGAAGCCAAATTTCGCAGACGATTTCGAATGAGCAACAATTTATTTCATCAAATTGCGGAAGCCGTCAAAGATCACGATAATTTCTTTGTGCAACAATGCGATGGTATTGGTAAGCTCGGATTATCATCTTTGCAAAAATTTACAGCTGTTTTTCGAATGCTTGCATATGGTGTACCAGCTGATGCCCTTgatgaatatttaaaaattggtGAGTCTACTGCAATTCGATGTATGAAAAGGTTTTGTCGAGCTGTTATAGAGGTTTTTGGAAACCGCTATCTAAGAACACCTAACGCCGAGAATGTTGCGAGACTTTTTTATATATGTGAAGAACGTGGGTTCCCAGGAATGTTAGGGGGCTTAGATTGCATGCATTGGCGTTGGAAAAATTGTCCAACAGCTTGGGCAGGAATGTATGCAGGGCGTAGTAGATCACCAACTATTATCCTCGAGGCAGTAGCTGATTATGATCTGTGGATCTGGCATGCACATTTTGGTTTACCAGGCTCCAACAACGACATCAATGTGCTTGAAGCATCTCACCTATTTGCAAATCTTGCGGAAGGTAAATCTCCTCCCGTTAATTATAAGATTCTAGAAAAAGATTATGACACCGGTTATTATTTAGCCGATGGTATATATCCTAAGTGGTCTACACTAGTGCAAACTATTCATGATCCTCAAGGTCCAAAAAAAGTATTGTTTGCCAAAAAACAAGAGTCGTGTCGGAAGGATGTTGAATGA